In Pongo abelii isolate AG06213 chromosome X, NHGRI_mPonAbe1-v2.0_pri, whole genome shotgun sequence, one DNA window encodes the following:
- the LOC100461608 gene encoding putative transcription factor SPT20 homolog-like 2 isoform X2, protein MDRDLEQALDRTENIIKIAQQRPPRRRYSPRAGRTLQEKLYDIYVEECGKEPADPQELRSNVNLLEKLVRRDSLPCLLVNLYPGNQGYSVMLQREDGSFAETIRLPYEERALLDYLDAEELPPALGDVLDKASVNIFHSGCVIVEVRDYRQSSNLQPPGYQSRHILLRPTMQTLAHDVKMMTRDGQKWSQEDKLQLESQLILATAEPLCLDPSVAVACTANRLLYNKQKMNTDPMKRCLQRYSWPSVKPQQEQSDCPPPPELTVSTSGQKEERKAGQPCELNIAKAGSCVDTWKRRPCDLAVPSEVDVEKLAKGYQSVTAADPQLPVWPAQEVEDPFRFAWEAGCQAWDTKPSIMQSFNDPLLCGKIRPRKKARQKSQKSPRQPFPDDHSACPRPGSETDAGRAVSQAQESVQSKVKGPGKMSHSSSGPASVSQLSSWKTPEQPDPVWVQSSVLGKGEKHPPPRTQLPSSSGKISSGNSFPPQQAGNPLKRPFPAAAPALAAAAAAPALAAAAAAPAPATAPAAAAPAAAPAAASAAPSHSQKPSVPLIQVSRPCSAAQPPTKFIKIAPAIQLRTGSTGLEAINVEGPVRGAQALGSRFKPVQTPGSGGPAPAGISGSGLQSSGGPLPEATPGAVQASSPAPLQFFLNTPEGLRPMTLLQVQQGSVVLSSRQQQFHQLVSLQQLQQPTAAHPPQPGPQGSAQGLSTQGLAFPAQQLLNVNPARARSGLQPQPQAAVLGLLGSAQVPQQGVQLPSVLRQQQQPQPPKLQPQPQPQHIQLQTQQLRVLQQPVFLATGAAQIVQPHPGVQAASQSVGQTKGGKPTPPAP, encoded by the exons ATGGATCGAGATTTAGAACAGGCTCTGGATCGCACAGAGAATATCATTAAAATTGCCCAACAGAGACCTCCTAGAAGGAGATATTCACCTAGGGCGGGAAGAACTCTGCAGGAAAAACTTTATGACATTTATGttgaagaatgtggaaaagagcCTGCGGATCCTCAGGAATTGAGAAGCAATGTAAACTTGTTAGAAAAGCTTGTTAGGAGAGATTCCTTGCCATGTTTACTGGTCAATCTATACCCAGGCAATCAGGGGTATTCTGTGATGCTCCAGAGAGAAGATGGGTCCTTTGCAGAGACCATTCGGCTGCCTTACGAAGAAAGGGCATTGCTCGACTACTTGGATGCAGAAGAATTACCCCCTGCTTTGGGTGATGTCCTGGATAAAGCTTCGGTTAACATTTTTCATAGTGGGTGTGTCATAGTAGAAGTTCGTGACTACAGGCAGTCCAGTAATCTGCAACCTCCTGGTTACCAAAGCAGGCATATTCTCCTACGTCCAACGATGCAGACCTTAGCCCATGATGTGAAGATGATGACAAGAGATGGCCAGAAATGGAGCCAGGAAGACAAGCTTCAGCTTGAGAGCCAGCTGATCTTAGCGACAGCTGAACCACTGTGTCTCGATCCTTCTGTAGCAGTCGCCTGCACTGCAAACAGGCTGCTGTATAACAAGCAAAAGATGAATACCGACCCGATGAAACGGTGCCTCCAGAGGTATTCGTGGCCCTCTGTAAAGCCACAGCAGGAGCAGTCTGACTGTCCACCTCCTCCTGAGCTGACAGTGTCGACTTCTggccaaaaagaagaaagaaaagcaggtcAGCCTTGTGAGCTGAACATTGCTAAAGCAGGAAGTTGTGTAGACACGTGGAAACGCAGACCCTGTGATTTGGCCGTGCCTTCAGaagtggatgtggagaaacttGCTAAAGGGTATCAGTCCGTCACAGCTGCTGACCCACAGCTCCCAGTCTGGccagcccaggaggtagaagaCCCTTTCAGATTTGCATGGGAAGCTGGCTGTCAGGCCTGGGACACCAAGCCAAGCATCATGCAGTCATTTAATGATCCGCTTCTCTGTGGTAAAATACGGCCACGTAAAAAAGCCAGGCAGAAGAGCCAGAAGTCTCCCCGGCAGCCCTTCCCAGATGACCATTCAGCTTGTCCCAGGCCTGGGTCAGAGACTGATGCTGGGAGGGCAGTGAGTCAGGCCCAGGAATCAGTGCAGAGCAAAGTCAAAGGTCCAGGCAAGATGTCACACAGCTCCAGTGGCCCAGCCAGTGTCAGTCAGCTCTCTTCATGGAAAACACCAGAACAGCCTGATCCTGTGTGGGTCCAGTCTTCAGTattggggaagggagagaaacatCCACCTCCCCGCACCCAACTTCCCTCAAGCTCGGGAAAGATTTCCTCAGGGAACAGTTTTCCCCCACAACAGGCAGGCAACCCTCTTAAGCGTCCatttc ctgctgctgctcctgctctagctgctgctgctgctgctcctgctctagctgctgctgctgctgctcctgctcctgccactgctcctgctgctgctgctcctgccgctgctcctgctgctgcttctgcggCACCAAGTCATTCTCAGAAGCCCTCTGTGCCTCTCATTCAAGTTAGCAGGCCCTGTTCAGCTGCCCAGCCCCCCACCAAATTCATAAAAATAGCGCCAGCCATTCAGTTGAGGACAGGCTCCACTGGCCTAGAGGCCATCAATGTGGAGGGCCCAGTCCGGGGAGCCCAGGCTTTGGGGAGCAGATTCAAGCCTGTGCAGACCCCTGGCTCGGGTGGCCCGGCTCCTGCAGGAATCAGTGGCAGTGGCCTTCAGTCCTCAGGAGGTCCACTACCAGAAGCAACGCCCGGTGCAGTGCAGGCATCTTCTCCAGCACCCCTTCAGTTTTTCCTAAATACTCCCGAAGGTCTCAGGCCCATGACTCTCCTCCAGGTTCAGCAGGGCTCCGTGGTTTTGAGCAGCCGGCAGCAGCAGTTCCATCAGCTGGTTTCCCTGCAGCAGCTCCAGCAGCCCACAGCTGCTCACCCTCCTCAGCCAGGGCCACAGGGTTCCGCACAAGGTTTGAGCACTCAAGGGCTGGCCTTCCCTGCTCAGCAACTTCTTAACGTGAACCCCGCTAGAGCCAGAAGTGgtctgcagccccagccccaggctgcTGTGTTGGGTCTGCTTGGCTCTGCCCAGGTTCCTCAGCAGGGTGTCCAGCTCCCCTCTGTCttgaggcagcagcagcagccacagccGCCGAAGCTGCAACCGCAACC gcagccgcagCATATCCAGCTCCAGACTCAGCAGTTGAGAGTCCTGCAGCAGCCAGTGTTTTTGGCAACAGGCGCTGCTCAGATAGTGCAGCCACATCCAGGTGTGCAAGCAGCGAGCCAGTCGGTAGGTCAGACGAAGGGAGGCAAGCCAACCCCTCCAGCGCCCTGA
- the LOC100461608 gene encoding putative transcription factor SPT20 homolog-like 2 isoform X1 produces MDRDLEQALDRTENIIKIAQQRPPRRRYSPRAGRTLQEKLYDIYVEECGKEPADPQELRSNVNLLEKLVRRDSLPCLLVNLYPGNQGYSVMLQREDGSFAETIRLPYEERALLDYLDAEELPPALGDVLDKASVNIFHSGCVIVEVRDYRQSSNLQPPGYQSRHILLRPTMQTLAHDVKMMTRDGQKWSQEDKLQLESQLILATAEPLCLDPSVAVACTANRLLYNKQKMNTDPMKRCLQRYSWPSVKPQQEQSDCPPPPELTVSTSGQKEERKAGQPCELNIAKAGSCVDTWKRRPCDLAVPSEVDVEKLAKGYQSVTAADPQLPVWPAQEVEDPFRFAWEAGCQAWDTKPSIMQSFNDPLLCGKIRPRKKARQKSQKSPRQPFPDDHSACPRPGSETDAGRAVSQAQESVQSKVKGPGKMSHSSSGPASVSQLSSWKTPEQPDPVWVQSSVLGKGEKHPPPRTQLPSSSGKISSGNSFPPQQAGNPLKRPFPAAAAVAAAAAAAAAAAAAAAAASPAPAVAAAAAAPALAAAAAAPALAAAAAAPAPATAPAAAAPAAAPAAASAAPSHSQKPSVPLIQVSRPCSAAQPPTKFIKIAPAIQLRTGSTGLEAINVEGPVRGAQALGSRFKPVQTPGSGGPAPAGISGSGLQSSGGPLPEATPGAVQASSPAPLQFFLNTPEGLRPMTLLQVQQGSVVLSSRQQQFHQLVSLQQLQQPTAAHPPQPGPQGSAQGLSTQGLAFPAQQLLNVNPARARSGLQPQPQAAVLGLLGSAQVPQQGVQLPSVLRQQQQPQPPKLQPQPQRRPQPQPPKLQPQPQRQPQPQQEQPQSQQQQPQHIQLQTQQLRVLQQPVFLATGAAQIVQPHPGVQAASQSVGQTKGGKPTPPAP; encoded by the coding sequence ATGGATCGAGATTTAGAACAGGCTCTGGATCGCACAGAGAATATCATTAAAATTGCCCAACAGAGACCTCCTAGAAGGAGATATTCACCTAGGGCGGGAAGAACTCTGCAGGAAAAACTTTATGACATTTATGttgaagaatgtggaaaagagcCTGCGGATCCTCAGGAATTGAGAAGCAATGTAAACTTGTTAGAAAAGCTTGTTAGGAGAGATTCCTTGCCATGTTTACTGGTCAATCTATACCCAGGCAATCAGGGGTATTCTGTGATGCTCCAGAGAGAAGATGGGTCCTTTGCAGAGACCATTCGGCTGCCTTACGAAGAAAGGGCATTGCTCGACTACTTGGATGCAGAAGAATTACCCCCTGCTTTGGGTGATGTCCTGGATAAAGCTTCGGTTAACATTTTTCATAGTGGGTGTGTCATAGTAGAAGTTCGTGACTACAGGCAGTCCAGTAATCTGCAACCTCCTGGTTACCAAAGCAGGCATATTCTCCTACGTCCAACGATGCAGACCTTAGCCCATGATGTGAAGATGATGACAAGAGATGGCCAGAAATGGAGCCAGGAAGACAAGCTTCAGCTTGAGAGCCAGCTGATCTTAGCGACAGCTGAACCACTGTGTCTCGATCCTTCTGTAGCAGTCGCCTGCACTGCAAACAGGCTGCTGTATAACAAGCAAAAGATGAATACCGACCCGATGAAACGGTGCCTCCAGAGGTATTCGTGGCCCTCTGTAAAGCCACAGCAGGAGCAGTCTGACTGTCCACCTCCTCCTGAGCTGACAGTGTCGACTTCTggccaaaaagaagaaagaaaagcaggtcAGCCTTGTGAGCTGAACATTGCTAAAGCAGGAAGTTGTGTAGACACGTGGAAACGCAGACCCTGTGATTTGGCCGTGCCTTCAGaagtggatgtggagaaacttGCTAAAGGGTATCAGTCCGTCACAGCTGCTGACCCACAGCTCCCAGTCTGGccagcccaggaggtagaagaCCCTTTCAGATTTGCATGGGAAGCTGGCTGTCAGGCCTGGGACACCAAGCCAAGCATCATGCAGTCATTTAATGATCCGCTTCTCTGTGGTAAAATACGGCCACGTAAAAAAGCCAGGCAGAAGAGCCAGAAGTCTCCCCGGCAGCCCTTCCCAGATGACCATTCAGCTTGTCCCAGGCCTGGGTCAGAGACTGATGCTGGGAGGGCAGTGAGTCAGGCCCAGGAATCAGTGCAGAGCAAAGTCAAAGGTCCAGGCAAGATGTCACACAGCTCCAGTGGCCCAGCCAGTGTCAGTCAGCTCTCTTCATGGAAAACACCAGAACAGCCTGATCCTGTGTGGGTCCAGTCTTCAGTattggggaagggagagaaacatCCACCTCCCCGCACCCAACTTCCCTCAAGCTCGGGAAAGATTTCCTCAGGGAACAGTTTTCCCCCACAACAGGCAGGCAACCCTCTTAAGCGTCCatttcctgctgctgctgctgtagctgctgctgctgctgctgctgctgctgctgctgctgctgctgctgctgcttctcctgctcctgctgtagctgctgctgctgctgctcctgctctagctgctgctgctgctgctcctgctctagctgctgctgctgctgctcctgctcctgccactgctcctgctgctgctgctcctgccgctgctcctgctgctgcttctgcggCACCAAGTCATTCTCAGAAGCCCTCTGTGCCTCTCATTCAAGTTAGCAGGCCCTGTTCAGCTGCCCAGCCCCCCACCAAATTCATAAAAATAGCGCCAGCCATTCAGTTGAGGACAGGCTCCACTGGCCTAGAGGCCATCAATGTGGAGGGCCCAGTCCGGGGAGCCCAGGCTTTGGGGAGCAGATTCAAGCCTGTGCAGACCCCTGGCTCGGGTGGCCCGGCTCCTGCAGGAATCAGTGGCAGTGGCCTTCAGTCCTCAGGAGGTCCACTACCAGAAGCAACGCCCGGTGCAGTGCAGGCATCTTCTCCAGCACCCCTTCAGTTTTTCCTAAATACTCCCGAAGGTCTCAGGCCCATGACTCTCCTCCAGGTTCAGCAGGGCTCCGTGGTTTTGAGCAGCCGGCAGCAGCAGTTCCATCAGCTGGTTTCCCTGCAGCAGCTCCAGCAGCCCACAGCTGCTCACCCTCCTCAGCCAGGGCCACAGGGTTCCGCACAAGGTTTGAGCACTCAAGGGCTGGCCTTCCCTGCTCAGCAACTTCTTAACGTGAACCCCGCTAGAGCCAGAAGTGgtctgcagccccagccccaggctgcTGTGTTGGGTCTGCTTGGCTCTGCCCAGGTTCCTCAGCAGGGTGTCCAGCTCCCCTCTGTCttgaggcagcagcagcagccacagccGCCGAAGCTGCAACCGCAACCGCAGCGGCGGCCACAGCCACAGCCGCCGAAGCTGCAACCGCAACCGCAGCGGCAGCCACAGCCACAGCAGGAGCAGCCACAGtcgcagcagcagcagccgcagCATATCCAGCTCCAGACTCAGCAGTTGAGAGTCCTGCAGCAGCCAGTGTTTTTGGCAACAGGCGCTGCTCAGATAGTGCAGCCACATCCAGGTGTGCAAGCAGCGAGCCAGTCGGTAGGTCAGACGAAGGGAGGCAAGCCAACCCCTCCAGCGCCCTGA